The Bubalus bubalis isolate 160015118507 breed Murrah chromosome 1, NDDB_SH_1, whole genome shotgun sequence genome includes a region encoding these proteins:
- the CCDC54 gene encoding coiled-coil domain-containing protein 54 encodes MYKLQAKRVKAAAGQMWNSNFSKIRQSLKNAYHKCKNQYPNSTRCPTMTSHDCDQEDLNADEEINLLVMLQDIKTTQLELLSQMTGMICALSKIQEKTDFFQKQMQVLETKMNVNENKQCATAEDIFSVKEDVDALKKKVTELGNQNSCSNVHCLEVLDGEKGKEILELLHKVTQSETLKNTLTSIDSEVSSAEPEKVLSYPKSTDHLEEKTVSPQIKALKKSNYQNALRSFQKAKSNIYIYPDFNTWIKLTFVHGGKWRFFLSATKLEEFIQWLLSRPTLPPEEPQVITQKYCLFTGPITNLTTICVSVFNYIYCLFGSSKEEVTRL; translated from the coding sequence ATGTACAAACTTCAAGCCAAAAGGGTAAAAGCTGCTGCTGGGCAGATGTGGAATTCAAATTTCTCCAAGATCAGACAATCTCTTAAAAATGCTTACCACAAATGTAAGAATCAGTATCCGAATTCAACCAGATGTCCAACTATGACTTCCCATGATTGTGATCAAGAGGACCTTAATGCTGATGAAGAAATTAATCTTCTAGTAATGCTCCAAGATATTAAAACCACCCAGCTTGAACTCCTCAGCCAAATGACTGGCATGATCTGTGCATTATCAAAAATCCAGGAaaagactgatttctttcagaagCAGATGCAAGTCCTGGAAACCAAAATGAAtgttaatgaaaataaacagtGTGCAACAGCTGAAGATATCTTCTCTGTGAAGGAAGACGTTGATGCTTTaaagaagaaggtgacagagctGGGAAACCAGAATTCTTGCTCCAATGTACATTGTTTAGAGGTCCTGGATGGGGAAAAGGGTAAAGAGATCCTAGAACTTCTTCACAAAGTCACACAATCAGAAACTCTGAAGAACACACTGACCTCTATAGATTCTGAAGTCTCTTCAGCAGAACCAGAGAAAGTACTCAGTTATCCTAAGTCCACTGATCATCTTGAGGAAAAAACAGTATCTCCCCAGATCAAAGCTCTGAAGAAAAGTAACTATCAAAATGCATTAAGAAGCTTCCAAAAAGCAaagtcaaatatttatatttacccGGACTTTAATACATGGATCAAGCTAACTTTTGTCCATGGAGGAAAGTGGAGATTTTTCCTCAGCGCAACCAAGTTAGAGGAATTCATCCAGTGGCTTCTTTCCAGGCCAACCCTCCCTCCTGAGGAACCACAAGTCATAACCCAGAAGTATTGTCTTTTCACTGGGCCTATCACAAACTTGACCaccatctgtgtctctgttttcaaCTACATTTATTGTCTTTTTGGTTCCTCAAAAGAGGAAGTAACTCGACTATAG